A single region of the Gossypium arboreum isolate Shixiya-1 chromosome 12, ASM2569848v2, whole genome shotgun sequence genome encodes:
- the LOC108477350 gene encoding TSL-kinase interacting protein 1: MGTNRKRRIKALEPHSEINVHEGCKGVDRSRKTRVEQQLQGATGKTEKDEHSLPSGSGEAPSSRSKTTKTRIVEGITIPALYLNTEERLHPSTKIKLQLFPIDESTRLGLEKDGFHPYLELTLSARKKISSVLKHLGSKWGSSSIAVGEPMLFPYVAECLTGYRWTRNDICISASDVYAAIGSPAVFRLRYGWMSDSNLETKTLGQPSVSAPFKASSKLEDVQKSCHTYMQNAYVNGEKAEVTGEESGKPIITSGETNVAVSEKASNGGVGSMENEVTMDGSIEQSLAMWADSLTNISIGGLLSEASLQGRFGNCDKKSNGISSGLQSSQLISDSFDAFIAGQMNPSRSLRPPLQDSHSSILDADDTCHAFPFQKFSSLGKSPIATGGSAYFHAGNQDTSSKSFKNPNLTEANIRSQGQACQQSDTDLILCSRVYNDESSLGFSGIKWTESLGPFDLGLSSSRKVINGDNTSINGIVR, from the exons ATGGGAACTAATAGAAAGAGAAGGATAAAAGCGTTAGAACCACATTCAGAAATCAATGTGCACGAAGGTTGTAAGGGAGTCGATAGATCTAGAAAGACAAGAGTTGAGCAGCAGCTTCAGGGAGCAACAG GAAAAACAGAAAAGGATGAGCATTCATTACCTAGTGGTTCAGGTGAAGCACCATCTTCAAGGTCTAAAACTACAAAAACCAGAATTGTGGAAGGAATTACAATACCTGCACTTTACTTGAATACAGAAGAAAGACTTCATCCTTCCACTAAGATTAAGTTGCAGCTCTTTCCGATAGATGAAAGCACTCGTCTAGGTTTAGAAAAG GATGGCTTTCATCCTTATTTGGAACTGACTTTAAGTGCTAGAAAGAAGATATCCTCTGTACTTAAGCACCTTGGTAGCAAGTGGGGCAGTTCAAGCATCGCTGTTGGGGAGCCCATGCTTTTCCCATATGTAGCAGAATGTCTGACCGGTTACAGATGGACGAGAAATGACATTTGCATCAGTGCCAGCGATGTTTATGCAGCAATTGGAAGCCCAGCTGTGTTTCGTTTAAG GTATGGATGGATGTCTGACTCTAATCTTGAAACAAAAACCTTGGGACAGCCTTCTGTATCAGCTCCCTTCAAAGCCTCCTCCAAACTTGAAGATGTACAGAAAAGTTGCCATACTTACATGCAGAATGCATATGTAAATGGTGAAAAAGCTGAGGTAACTGGTGAAGAGTCTGGAAAACCAATCATTACGAGTGGAGAAACAAATGTAGCTGTTTCAGAGAAGGCGTCTAATGGAGGAGTTGGTTCTATG GAAAATGAAGTGACAATGGATGGTAGCATTGAACAATCATTGGCAATGTGGGCGGACAGTCTAACTAACATTAGCATAGGAGGTCTGCTGTCAGAAGCATCATTGCAGGGCAGGTTTGGGAATTGTGATAAAAAATCAAATGGGATCTCTTCAGGCTTGCAATCATCTCAATTAATCTCTGATTCCTTTGATGCTTTCATTGCTGGTCAAATGAATCCCTCCAGAAGTCTAAGGCCGCCACTTCAGGACTCACATTCCTCAATTTTAGATGCTGATGATACATGCCATGCATttccatttcaaaaattttcttctttAGGCAAAAGTCCTATAGCTACCGGTGGAAGTGCTTATTTTCATGCAGGCAATCAGGACACCAGTTCTAAGTCATTCAAAAACCCCAATCTGACAGAG GCCAATATTAGATCACAAGGCCAGGCTTGTCAACAATCAGACACAGACTTGATACTTTGTTCGCGAGTATATAATGATGAAAGCAGTCTCGGGTTCTCTGGCATTAAATGG ACAGAATCTTTGGGACCCTTTGATCTGGGCCTGTCTTCTTCCCGCAAAGTCATAAATGGAGACAATACTAGCATCAATGGCATTGTCAGGTAG